A region from the Salidesulfovibrio onnuriiensis genome encodes:
- the pspC gene encoding envelope stress response membrane protein PspC, whose amino-acid sequence MRSSRRNNGRGGWRGYRRDCGGSFQHGADGASRGRGLYRSRDGRVLGVCKGLAEYFDVRVSVVRAAVIVAFIFTGFWPVVGLYLLAAFFMKPEPVMPFAREEDREFYDSYTDSRAGALTRIKRKFESLDRRIRRMEDVVTSKDFEWEQRMNGSR is encoded by the coding sequence ATGAGGTCATCCCGCAGGAATAACGGAAGAGGCGGATGGCGCGGATACCGCCGGGATTGCGGCGGCAGCTTCCAGCACGGAGCCGATGGGGCATCGCGCGGTCGCGGCCTGTACCGCTCACGCGACGGCCGAGTTCTCGGCGTTTGCAAGGGGCTGGCCGAATATTTTGACGTCAGGGTTTCCGTGGTGCGCGCCGCCGTCATAGTCGCCTTTATCTTCACCGGCTTCTGGCCCGTGGTCGGGCTCTACCTCCTGGCGGCTTTCTTCATGAAGCCCGAGCCGGTCATGCCCTTTGCCCGCGAAGAGGATCGCGAGTTCTACGATTCCTATACCGACTCCCGCGCCGGAGCGCTCACCCGCATCAAACGCAAGTTCGAAAGCCTGGACCGCCGCATCCGCCGCATGGAGGACGTGGTCACCAGCAAGGATTTCGAGTGGGAGCAGCGCATGAACGGCAGCAGGTAA
- a CDS encoding NADH-quinone oxidoreductase subunit B family protein, whose protein sequence is MFKKFIKNARAKSPWIMHFDCGSCNGCDIETLACLTPLYDVERFGIINVGNPKHADVLLVTGTVNHRNKAVLKNLYDQMPEPKAVVAIGACGLSGGVFRDCYNVVGGVDKVIPVDVYVPGCPAKPEAIIDGVVRALAKFEEKKAG, encoded by the coding sequence ATGTTCAAGAAGTTCATCAAAAACGCTCGCGCCAAGTCTCCGTGGATCATGCATTTCGACTGCGGAAGCTGCAACGGCTGCGACATCGAAACCCTTGCCTGTCTGACGCCCCTGTATGACGTGGAGCGCTTCGGGATCATCAACGTGGGCAACCCCAAGCACGCGGACGTGCTGCTGGTGACGGGCACCGTCAACCACCGCAACAAGGCCGTGCTGAAGAACCTCTACGATCAGATGCCCGAGCCCAAGGCCGTGGTGGCCATCGGCGCCTGCGGACTTTCCGGCGGCGTGTTCCGCGACTGCTACAACGTGGTCGGCGGCGTGGACAAGGTTATTCCCGTGGACGTGTACGTGCCGGGCTGCCCGGCCAAGCCCGAGGCCATCATCGACGGTGTGGTCCGGGCCCTGGCCAAATTCGAAGAAAAGAAAGCGGGCTAG
- a CDS encoding envelope stress response membrane protein PspB, with protein sequence MIDLIFVDQGVMGMGHVFGVIFMFVLAGIALVGAVFVGLIKMFKSAGKGGEADEEARMIQEIYNSMSRMEERVESLETILLEKERK encoded by the coding sequence GTGATCGACCTCATATTCGTTGACCAAGGAGTAATGGGCATGGGCCATGTTTTCGGCGTGATATTCATGTTCGTCCTGGCGGGGATCGCCCTGGTGGGGGCGGTGTTCGTCGGCCTGATCAAAATGTTCAAGAGTGCGGGCAAGGGCGGTGAAGCCGATGAGGAGGCGCGCATGATTCAGGAAATATACAACTCCATGAGCCGTATGGAAGAGCGTGTGGAATCCCTGGAAACCATTCTGCTGGAAAAGGAGAGAAAATAA
- a CDS encoding NADH-quinone oxidoreductase subunit 5 family protein produces MSNLLLLLIVLPAIAGVVCYFVRSGAVRTFTVTATGAVLTAASLALLGQGSFVFEASGLWESLVTILDFALLFVILYYGFRLRNLLIKVFAAAQIVLLGFFELVLLDHGASVPALMGDSLALVMVLVVSIVGSLICIFGLPYMRKHEQHLKLEKSKQPQFFLYLVLFLGAMNGLVLANNILWLYFFFEVTTFCSFMLIGHDATEVATKNATRALWMNSLGGVALVLGIIWAYTQTGTLSIMAMLAAGPATGVLLVAVGFICLAGFVKAAQLPFQSWLLGAMVAPTPVSALLHSSTMVKAGVYMVLRFSPMFEGSFLSHGIALCGAFTFLACAALAIGQSNGKKILAYSTISNLGLIIACAGLNTPLAIIAAVMLIIFHAISKSLLFLCVGTIEQKIGSRDIEDMRGLFKIMPRTATITIIGILSMLLPPFGVLLCKWMALEAAAGHLFVIVMMALGSALTVVYWARWAGLLMGSRGESRGTEQQPLLTGGPLMLLCASALVFAFTTPYLYTEVLVPAFAAAQVALHGSLLEDAAGGFVMYPLIMLIGLGTLFAVFRALRAKGKESHPYLGGAQVGGMDEGAFLGPMETAVPYSAGNYYLGELFGEHKLTLWINIAAGSLILLMMGGAL; encoded by the coding sequence ATGTCTAACCTTTTGTTATTGCTGATCGTGCTTCCGGCAATAGCTGGAGTGGTCTGTTATTTCGTCCGTTCGGGCGCGGTGCGGACCTTCACGGTCACGGCAACCGGCGCGGTACTCACCGCCGCCTCTCTGGCCCTTCTCGGCCAGGGCAGCTTCGTCTTCGAGGCATCCGGGCTTTGGGAAAGCCTGGTTACCATTCTCGATTTCGCGCTGCTTTTCGTCATCCTGTACTATGGTTTTCGACTCAGAAACCTGCTCATCAAGGTGTTTGCGGCGGCGCAGATCGTGCTGCTGGGTTTCTTTGAGCTGGTTCTGCTGGACCATGGTGCATCGGTTCCGGCCCTCATGGGCGACAGCCTGGCCCTGGTTATGGTCCTGGTGGTCTCCATTGTCGGGTCGCTCATCTGTATCTTCGGGCTTCCGTATATGCGGAAGCACGAGCAACACCTGAAGCTGGAAAAGAGCAAACAACCGCAGTTCTTCCTGTATCTGGTCCTGTTCCTGGGCGCCATGAACGGGTTGGTGCTGGCAAACAACATCCTGTGGCTCTATTTCTTCTTCGAGGTGACCACCTTCTGTTCCTTCATGCTTATCGGGCATGACGCCACCGAAGTGGCCACCAAAAACGCCACCCGCGCCCTGTGGATGAACAGCTTGGGCGGCGTGGCGCTGGTCCTGGGAATCATCTGGGCCTACACCCAGACCGGAACCCTGAGCATCATGGCCATGCTGGCCGCGGGCCCGGCCACCGGCGTCCTGCTGGTCGCCGTGGGCTTCATCTGCCTGGCCGGTTTCGTCAAGGCCGCGCAACTGCCGTTCCAGAGCTGGCTGCTGGGCGCCATGGTCGCTCCCACGCCCGTGTCCGCGCTCCTGCACTCGTCCACCATGGTCAAGGCAGGCGTGTACATGGTGCTGCGGTTCTCGCCCATGTTCGAGGGCTCGTTCCTGAGCCACGGCATCGCACTGTGCGGGGCCTTCACCTTCCTGGCCTGCGCGGCCCTGGCCATAGGCCAGAGCAACGGCAAGAAGATCCTGGCCTATTCAACCATCAGCAACCTGGGCCTGATCATCGCCTGCGCGGGGCTCAACACGCCGCTGGCCATCATTGCCGCGGTCATGCTGATCATCTTCCACGCCATCTCCAAGTCCCTTCTCTTCCTGTGCGTGGGAACCATCGAGCAGAAGATCGGCTCGCGCGACATCGAGGACATGCGCGGGCTGTTCAAGATCATGCCGCGCACCGCGACCATCACCATCATTGGCATCCTGTCCATGCTCCTGCCGCCTTTCGGCGTGCTGCTGTGCAAGTGGATGGCCCTTGAGGCCGCCGCCGGGCATCTGTTCGTCATCGTCATGATGGCTTTGGGCAGCGCCCTGACCGTGGTCTACTGGGCCCGGTGGGCCGGCCTGCTCATGGGCAGCCGGGGCGAGTCCCGCGGCACCGAGCAGCAGCCCCTGCTGACCGGCGGGCCGCTCATGCTCCTGTGCGCCTCGGCCCTGGTGTTCGCATTCACCACGCCGTACCTGTACACCGAAGTCCTGGTGCCCGCGTTCGCTGCGGCCCAGGTGGCCCTGCACGGCTCCCTTCTGGAGGACGCCGCCGGCGGATTCGTCATGTATCCGCTCATCATGCTCATCGGCCTGGGAACCCTGTTCGCCGTGTTCCGCGCCCTGCGCGCAAAAGGCAAGGAATCCCACCCGTACCTGGGCGGTGCCCAGGTGGGCGGCATGGATGAAGGCGCCTTCCTCGGCCCCATGGAAACGGCGGTGCCCTACAGCGCCGGCAACTACTACCTCGGGGAACTGTTCGGTGAACACAAGCTGACCCTGTGGATCAACATCGCAGCGGGCAGTCTCATTCTGCTTATGATGGGAGGGGCGTTGTAA
- a CDS encoding 4Fe-4S binding protein has translation MLTFTPTILKNLAAKPATRKYPFVKREQFAGVRGELYNDIDSCIFCGMCSRKCPTQCITVDKQAGTWVCDPFTCIYCGICADNCPAKCLHFHAEHRAPTTEREMISMQGEPPRPKKKTAKDAPEEGAKED, from the coding sequence ATGCTGACGTTTACGCCCACCATACTCAAGAACCTGGCCGCAAAGCCCGCCACCCGCAAGTACCCGTTCGTCAAGCGCGAACAGTTTGCCGGGGTGCGGGGCGAGCTCTACAACGACATAGACTCCTGCATCTTCTGCGGCATGTGTTCCCGCAAGTGTCCCACTCAGTGCATCACGGTGGACAAGCAGGCGGGGACCTGGGTCTGCGACCCGTTCACCTGCATCTACTGCGGCATCTGCGCGGACAACTGCCCGGCCAAGTGCCTGCATTTCCATGCAGAGCACCGCGCTCCCACCACGGAGCGGGAGATGATCTCCATGCAGGGCGAGCCGCCCAGGCCAAAGAAGAAGACAGCCAAGGACGCCCCGGAAGAGGGCGCCAAGGAAGACTGA
- a CDS encoding NADH-quinone oxidoreductase subunit C: MIPNEHSVSAESLISEVMRKKNEGYRFVTMSSVGLEDGTTDVLYHFDKDMELAHLRFNLPAGEKVPSVSGVYFAALLAENELRDLAGLEFDGLVLDYNRTLLLDPSVETVPLVNNVKIVKKQ, from the coding sequence ATGATACCCAACGAACATTCCGTCTCTGCCGAAAGCCTCATCAGCGAGGTCATGCGCAAGAAGAACGAGGGATACAGGTTCGTGACCATGTCCTCCGTGGGCCTGGAGGATGGCACCACGGATGTCCTGTACCACTTTGACAAGGATATGGAACTGGCGCACCTGCGCTTCAACCTCCCGGCGGGGGAAAAGGTCCCGAGCGTTTCCGGCGTCTACTTTGCCGCGCTTCTGGCCGAAAACGAGTTGCGCGACCTGGCCGGTCTGGAATTCGACGGCCTGGTGCTCGACTACAACCGGACCCTGTTGCTCGATCCCAGCGTCGAGACCGTGCCTCTGGTCAATAACGTCAAGATCGTCAAAAAGCAGTAA
- a CDS encoding LysE family translocator: MALEILPVLSFALVTSLTPGPNNVSSASMGILYGYGRTLPYLAGIAFGFLLVQVLCILMSSLLLETLPVLEPVLRLVGALYVLWLAYGTIRTSYAFDPEDHPPLGFRHGAALQLVNPKGLVYGMALYSTFLAALAGQYMSLLPFAFLFSCLGFCTVSVWALGGAAIRAHLHHRKVRNAVNLCLSLLLVYTAVELSGLLSFF; the protein is encoded by the coding sequence ATGGCTCTTGAGATTCTCCCGGTTCTATCCTTTGCCCTGGTGACTTCGTTGACGCCCGGACCGAACAATGTTTCCAGCGCATCCATGGGCATTTTGTACGGCTATGGCAGGACGTTGCCTTACCTTGCTGGTATTGCCTTCGGCTTTCTGCTTGTTCAAGTTTTGTGCATTCTCATGTCCAGTCTGCTGCTTGAAACTCTGCCCGTTCTGGAACCGGTGCTGCGCCTGGTGGGGGCGCTGTATGTTCTCTGGTTGGCGTATGGCACCATCCGGACGAGCTATGCCTTTGATCCCGAAGACCATCCGCCGCTCGGTTTCAGGCACGGGGCCGCACTGCAGTTGGTCAACCCAAAGGGGCTGGTCTATGGCATGGCCCTGTATTCCACTTTCCTTGCCGCCCTGGCCGGGCAATACATGTCTTTGCTGCCCTTTGCCTTTCTCTTCAGCTGCCTGGGGTTCTGCACCGTGTCCGTCTGGGCGCTGGGCGGGGCTGCCATCCGGGCGCACCTGCATCATCGCAAGGTCCGAAACGCGGTGAATCTTTGCCTTTCCCTGTTGCTGGTCTATACGGCTGTGGAATTGTCGGGACTGCTCTCGTTTTTTTAA
- a CDS encoding pyridoxamine 5'-phosphate oxidase family protein translates to MLETIRTLVREKDTCVMATCEGDLPHTSLMTYTAEEDGLTFYFLSRMNTRKVRNLRANPEVSLLIDTREEHLPELRHKAMALTVAGTYLPPRNRDDLLRLKQAFTARHPHLEKFASHGDTTILTVKARSFLLLVGVEEQHFIDLENFSEKSA, encoded by the coding sequence ATGCTTGAAACCATCCGCACCCTGGTCCGGGAAAAGGACACCTGCGTCATGGCCACCTGCGAGGGTGACCTGCCGCACACATCGCTCATGACCTACACGGCCGAGGAAGACGGCCTGACCTTCTACTTCCTCTCGCGCATGAACACGCGCAAGGTGCGCAACCTGCGCGCCAACCCAGAGGTGAGCCTGCTCATCGACACCCGCGAGGAGCATCTGCCCGAGCTGCGGCACAAGGCCATGGCCCTGACCGTGGCCGGAACCTACCTGCCCCCGCGCAACCGCGACGACCTGTTGCGGCTCAAGCAGGCGTTCACGGCCCGGCACCCGCACCTGGAAAAATTCGCAAGCCACGGCGACACCACCATCCTGACCGTAAAGGCGCGCAGCTTCCTGCTCCTGGTGGGAGTCGAGGAGCAGCATTTCATCGACCTTGAAAATTTTTCTGAAAAAAGTGCTTGA
- a CDS encoding respiratory chain complex I subunit 1 family protein — MQSRQGPPILQAFYDVAKLMGKDQMLSNRWQILCCWVYLVAAALAVGMFFARADLLLIFFVQAAGAVFLVMGALSVKSPYSQVGAQRELVQILTYEPLLILVFVGMYLVVGSFDVGDILAYQTPLLRKLPLMFIVLSYALTIKLRKSPFDFSTSHHGHQELVKGVMTEYSGPALGLIEMAHWYETVLILGVCSLFWATSWIWMAVLLVATYFAELVIDNTMARMTWRWMLKYVWSIGLALTFINFIWLHAG, encoded by the coding sequence ATGCAGTCCCGCCAGGGGCCGCCCATCCTGCAGGCCTTCTACGATGTGGCCAAGCTGATGGGCAAGGATCAGATGCTGTCCAACCGCTGGCAGATCCTGTGCTGCTGGGTGTATCTCGTGGCCGCGGCCCTGGCCGTGGGCATGTTCTTCGCCCGTGCGGACCTGCTGCTGATCTTCTTTGTGCAGGCCGCCGGCGCCGTGTTCCTGGTAATGGGCGCGCTCTCCGTGAAGAGCCCCTACAGCCAGGTGGGCGCCCAGCGCGAACTGGTGCAGATTCTGACCTACGAGCCGCTTTTGATCCTCGTGTTCGTGGGCATGTACCTGGTGGTGGGCAGCTTCGACGTGGGCGACATCCTGGCCTACCAGACCCCGCTGCTGCGCAAGCTGCCGCTCATGTTCATCGTGCTCAGCTACGCGCTGACCATCAAGCTGCGCAAGTCCCCTTTCGACTTCTCCACCTCACATCACGGGCACCAGGAGCTGGTCAAGGGCGTCATGACCGAATACTCGGGTCCGGCCCTGGGTCTCATTGAAATGGCCCACTGGTATGAAACCGTGCTCATCCTCGGCGTGTGCTCCCTGTTCTGGGCCACAAGCTGGATCTGGATGGCAGTGCTGTTGGTGGCCACCTACTTTGCGGAGCTGGTCATCGACAACACCATGGCCCGCATGACCTGGCGCTGGATGCTCAAGTATGTCTGGAGCATCGGCCTGGCCCTGACGTTCATCAACTTCATCTGGCTTCATGCGGGGTAG
- a CDS encoding phosphoadenosine phosphosulfate reductase family protein, translating to MIALEDKIKAAEDLLLGLLEHDPVTIRVAWTGGKDSTIVLFLWKSVLEHHGLGAPRAITLDTGCKFPEVLAFRDRMALEWSVDLHIARPAVNLETYPVAVDKVTCCLDLKIDPLRQAIRDTGAAFLLTGLRRDEHPDRVGRDYFEPRESPAHTMVNPILDWCETDVWAFNTMFGLPYCELYDRGYRSLGCMPCTEPGSGPSERSGRDREKEKNLAVLTSLGYF from the coding sequence ATGATCGCACTTGAAGACAAGATCAAGGCCGCCGAGGACCTGCTCCTCGGTCTGCTGGAGCATGACCCGGTGACGATCCGGGTGGCCTGGACCGGGGGCAAGGATTCCACCATCGTGCTGTTTCTCTGGAAGAGCGTGCTGGAGCATCACGGATTGGGCGCGCCCAGGGCCATCACCCTGGATACGGGCTGCAAGTTTCCGGAGGTGCTGGCCTTCCGCGACCGCATGGCCTTGGAGTGGAGCGTGGACCTGCATATTGCCCGGCCCGCCGTGAACCTGGAGACCTATCCCGTGGCCGTGGACAAGGTCACCTGCTGTCTGGACCTCAAGATCGATCCCCTGCGTCAGGCCATTCGCGACACCGGCGCAGCCTTCCTGCTCACGGGCCTGCGCCGCGACGAACACCCGGACAGGGTGGGGCGCGACTATTTCGAGCCCCGCGAATCGCCGGCCCACACCATGGTCAACCCGATCCTGGACTGGTGCGAAACCGATGTCTGGGCCTTCAACACCATGTTCGGGCTGCCGTACTGCGAGCTGTACGACAGGGGATACCGGTCCCTGGGGTGCATGCCCTGCACCGAGCCGGGGAGCGGGCCTTCCGAGCGCTCCGGCCGCGACCGGGAAAAGGAAAAGAATCTGGCCGTGCTCACCAGCCTCGGCTATTTCTAG
- a CDS encoding class I SAM-dependent methyltransferase: MTQLNYNKSQKYKDLDTIYAQCSGPGGLRLSDFMAQKMGLRAGARLLDIGCNRGWQTCFLAKEYFVQITAIDPWDDRMQGDAMVEHVRRNARHWGVGNSVLAQKIGVPDTHFASESFDFAHSTTALEMVHGMQGKEGYMAALREILRVLRPGGVFGLGEPMHLDVAIPEDLLPHVSQPDFAWKDCFRDIHSTVEDIRNAGFEIVEAAHAPDARDWWLEYAAHDPFCKQNPDGDPKTLEIDAGRWTSFGYVIARKPE; encoded by the coding sequence ATGACGCAACTGAACTACAATAAATCACAGAAATACAAGGACCTGGACACCATCTACGCCCAGTGCAGCGGCCCCGGCGGGCTGCGGCTGAGCGACTTCATGGCCCAGAAGATGGGGCTTCGCGCCGGAGCCCGCCTGCTGGACATCGGCTGCAACCGGGGCTGGCAGACCTGCTTCCTGGCCAAGGAGTACTTCGTGCAGATCACGGCCATCGACCCCTGGGACGACCGCATGCAGGGCGACGCCATGGTGGAGCACGTGCGCCGCAACGCCCGGCACTGGGGCGTCGGCAATTCGGTGCTGGCCCAGAAAATCGGGGTTCCGGACACGCACTTTGCGTCCGAGTCCTTTGACTTCGCCCACTCCACCACGGCCCTGGAGATGGTGCATGGCATGCAGGGCAAGGAAGGCTACATGGCCGCGCTACGGGAAATCCTGCGGGTGCTGCGGCCCGGCGGCGTCTTTGGCCTGGGCGAGCCCATGCACCTGGACGTGGCGATTCCCGAGGACCTGCTGCCGCATGTCTCGCAGCCGGACTTTGCCTGGAAGGACTGCTTCCGGGACATCCATAGTACGGTCGAGGACATACGAAACGCCGGGTTCGAGATCGTCGAAGCGGCCCATGCGCCCGACGCACGGGACTGGTGGCTGGAATACGCGGCCCACGACCCGTTCTGCAAACAGAACCCGGACGGCGATCCCAAGACCCTGGAGATCGACGCCGGACGATGGACCAGCTTCGGCTACGTCATCGCCCGCAAGCCTGAATAA
- a CDS encoding YegP family protein, translating into MYKFELFKDRAGEWRFRLVAPNGKIMLQSEGYTQKHSAIETIESIKENAKHAEIVEV; encoded by the coding sequence TTGTACAAATTTGAGTTGTTTAAAGATCGGGCTGGTGAGTGGCGCTTCAGGCTTGTGGCTCCGAATGGAAAGATTATGTTGCAGAGTGAAGGTTATACCCAGAAACACTCTGCAATTGAAACTATTGAATCGATTAAAGAAAATGCTAAACATGCCGAGATAGTTGAGGTTTAG
- a CDS encoding substrate-binding periplasmic protein produces MLVRLLVLIFLILLPWQARAVETVRLTCGEWPPLISKKFKYQGALPRIISEAFAQEGIEVEFGFFPWKRALEMAREGVWDGSIAWYRTEDRDRDFYPSDPINYNRVAFFHLKGNGFDWENVEDLTKYTIGVTLGYSYGPRFDAMVADGQIRVEPVVAEKFNIKKALQGRVDAALLNVELGYYLLRTEYAPGVADTLTTHPKFLLASQAQHVLFSKRISNGPRLAEALNRGLKILRESGKYDQYLDESRRGEYLQ; encoded by the coding sequence ATGTTGGTTCGGCTTCTGGTCCTCATTTTCCTGATTCTTCTGCCCTGGCAGGCCCGCGCCGTGGAGACGGTGCGGCTGACCTGCGGGGAATGGCCGCCCCTTATTTCAAAGAAATTCAAATACCAGGGCGCGCTTCCCCGGATCATCTCGGAGGCGTTCGCCCAGGAAGGCATTGAGGTGGAATTCGGCTTTTTCCCCTGGAAACGCGCCCTGGAAATGGCCCGGGAAGGAGTGTGGGACGGCAGCATCGCCTGGTACCGCACCGAGGACAGGGACCGGGATTTCTATCCCAGCGACCCCATCAACTACAATCGGGTGGCCTTTTTCCACCTGAAGGGGAACGGCTTTGACTGGGAGAACGTGGAGGATCTCACCAAGTATACCATCGGCGTCACCTTGGGGTATAGCTACGGGCCCCGGTTCGATGCCATGGTGGCCGACGGGCAGATCCGGGTGGAACCAGTCGTCGCCGAGAAATTCAACATCAAAAAGGCACTGCAGGGACGGGTGGACGCGGCCCTGCTTAATGTCGAGCTGGGGTACTATCTGCTCAGGACCGAGTACGCCCCGGGCGTGGCCGACACCCTGACCACGCATCCCAAGTTTCTTCTGGCCTCCCAGGCCCAGCACGTGCTGTTTTCGAAGAGGATCAGCAATGGGCCGCGTCTGGCCGAGGCGCTCAACCGGGGGCTGAAAATTCTTCGGGAGAGCGGGAAGTACGACCAGTACCTTGATGAATCAAGGAGAGGGGAGTACCTGCAGTGA
- a CDS encoding DUF6506 family protein: MPRLTRYGFIFMAPGHTPQQSTAHLPSEQFTTTVVGVSDINEACTAAQDLVNQGIELIELCGGFEAVDEEAVIRHIDCDVPVGRVVFTRNEEAEKMKRFLNS; encoded by the coding sequence ATGCCCAGACTCACCCGTTACGGATTCATCTTCATGGCTCCCGGCCACACCCCGCAACAGAGCACTGCCCACCTGCCGTCCGAACAGTTCACCACCACCGTCGTCGGGGTCTCGGACATAAACGAGGCCTGTACTGCGGCGCAGGACTTGGTGAATCAGGGAATCGAACTCATCGAGCTCTGCGGCGGATTCGAAGCCGTGGACGAAGAGGCCGTCATCAGGCACATCGACTGCGATGTGCCCGTGGGACGCGTCGTGTTCACGCGGAATGAAGAAGCGGAAAAAATGAAGCGATTCCTCAACAGCTGA
- a CDS encoding substrate-binding periplasmic protein produces MTRRLARLLFMAFFCLLAAAHPGRAGETVRLTSGEWPPLISEGFKYHGALSRIIAESFAMEDITVEWGFFPWKRSLELARSGEWDGSVAWYLTRDRALSFYASDPINYTRQVFFYRKGRMFDWKAIEDLSRYTIGVTLGYSYGEEFDQLVAHGRIRVEVVASEELNLKKVINGRVDAAIINLELGYYLLRTRFAPGVGDLLTTHPKPVEQPLAQHVLISRKVAGGGELVEAFNRGLKILRESGKYEQYLMESRRGEYLQ; encoded by the coding sequence GTGACCCGACGTCTGGCCCGGCTTCTTTTCATGGCTTTTTTCTGCCTGTTGGCGGCGGCGCATCCCGGAAGGGCCGGTGAGACGGTGCGGCTGACCAGCGGAGAGTGGCCGCCGCTCATTTCCGAGGGGTTCAAATATCATGGCGCGCTCTCCAGGATAATAGCCGAGTCCTTTGCCATGGAAGACATCACGGTGGAATGGGGGTTCTTTCCGTGGAAACGATCCTTGGAGTTGGCCCGGTCCGGGGAGTGGGACGGTTCCGTGGCTTGGTATCTCACCAGGGACAGGGCGCTGTCGTTTTATGCGAGCGACCCGATCAATTACACGCGGCAGGTCTTTTTTTATCGCAAGGGTCGCATGTTTGACTGGAAAGCCATCGAGGATCTTTCCAGATACACGATCGGAGTGACTCTCGGGTACAGCTATGGCGAGGAGTTCGACCAGCTCGTGGCCCATGGCCGGATCAGGGTCGAAGTGGTGGCCTCCGAAGAGCTCAATCTCAAGAAGGTCATCAACGGCAGAGTGGATGCGGCGATCATCAATCTGGAACTTGGCTATTATCTGCTGCGGACTCGATTCGCCCCCGGGGTGGGCGACCTGCTGACCACGCATCCCAAGCCCGTCGAACAGCCCTTGGCGCAGCATGTTTTGATTTCCCGAAAGGTCGCAGGCGGCGGTGAACTGGTCGAGGCCTTCAACCGGGGGCTGAAAATCCTTCGGGAGAGCGGGAAATACGAACAGTACCTCATGGAGTCGAGGCGGGGCGAATACCTGCAATGA
- a CDS encoding nickel-dependent hydrogenase large subunit translates to MSNRTVIPFGPQHPVLPEPIHLKLVVEDEIVKEAIPALGYVHRGLEMLASKRDYHQMINVCERVCGICSMIHAVCYSQSIEKLMDIEIPSRAEYLRVIWSELHRMHSHLLWLGLFADAFGFESLFMQFWKVRERIMDINEATAGNRVIVSVNVIGGVRADLSEEQLRWILDELEIAEKEIRAMENTLLNDYTVKSRTVGKGVMTYEQAYELGAVGPTGRGSGLKQDARMLGYGAYKHLDFEPVIHTDGDSYARSWVRFHEVYRSIDLVRQAIAALPEGELAAKVKGNPEGEVVMRVEQPRGECLYYVKGNGSKLLDRVRIRTPTFANIPPLLTMVPECELADVPVIVLSIDPCISCTER, encoded by the coding sequence ATGTCCAATAGAACAGTCATCCCCTTCGGCCCGCAGCACCCTGTGCTGCCCGAGCCGATCCACCTCAAGCTTGTGGTGGAGGACGAAATCGTCAAGGAAGCCATACCCGCCCTGGGCTACGTGCACCGGGGCCTGGAAATGCTGGCCAGCAAGCGCGACTATCACCAGATGATCAACGTCTGCGAGCGCGTCTGCGGCATCTGCTCCATGATCCACGCGGTCTGCTATTCCCAGTCCATCGAAAAGCTGATGGACATCGAGATCCCGTCCCGCGCCGAATACCTGCGCGTGATCTGGTCCGAGCTGCACCGCATGCACAGCCACCTGCTCTGGCTGGGGCTCTTTGCCGACGCCTTCGGCTTCGAGTCCCTGTTCATGCAGTTCTGGAAGGTGCGCGAGCGCATCATGGATATCAACGAGGCCACCGCAGGCAACCGCGTCATCGTTTCCGTGAACGTCATCGGCGGCGTGCGCGCCGACCTCTCCGAGGAGCAGCTCCGCTGGATCCTGGACGAGCTCGAGATTGCGGAAAAAGAGATCCGGGCCATGGAAAACACCCTGCTCAACGACTACACCGTGAAGTCCCGCACCGTGGGCAAGGGCGTCATGACCTACGAGCAGGCCTATGAACTGGGCGCGGTGGGTCCCACGGGCCGAGGCTCCGGCCTCAAGCAGGACGCCCGCATGCTCGGCTACGGTGCCTACAAGCACCTGGACTTCGAGCCGGTGATTCATACGGACGGCGACAGCTATGCCCGTTCCTGGGTGCGCTTCCACGAGGTCTACCGCTCCATCGATCTGGTGCGCCAGGCCATTGCCGCGCTTCCCGAGGGCGAACTGGCCGCCAAGGTCAAGGGCAACCCCGAGGGCGAGGTGGTCATGCGCGTGGAACAGCCGCGCGGCGAATGCCTCTACTACGTGAAGGGAAACGGCAGCAAGCTGCTGGACAGGGTGCGCATCCGCACGCCCACATTCGCCAACATTCCGCCGCTGCTGACCATGGTGCCCGAGTGCGAGCTGGCCGACGTGCCGGTCATCGTCCTGTCCATCGACCCGTGCATCAGCTGCACGGAACGCTAG